A DNA window from bacterium contains the following coding sequences:
- a CDS encoding class I SAM-dependent methyltransferase, with translation MIATQMNAKFSNVYDDQERSAAYATLEFPATYYLAFRDLPEIIAEHVQGRKAIDFGCGAGRSTRFLKHLGFDVIGLDISESMLTRARERDPQGDYRLVPDGEVGIIEAGTFDLILSAFPFDNIPSLEKKVKLFRSLKDLLKPDGRIVNLVSSPEVYVHEWTSFSTKDFPENKKARCGDRVHVVMLDVEDRRPVEDIFWTDEGYREVYDQAGLKVINSHRPLGKETEPYTWVSETTVSPWVIYVLGSS, from the coding sequence ATGATAGCGACACAGATGAACGCGAAATTCTCCAACGTTTACGACGATCAGGAGCGTTCAGCGGCCTACGCGACGCTTGAATTTCCGGCAACATACTACCTGGCGTTCCGGGATCTGCCTGAGATCATCGCGGAACACGTGCAGGGTAGAAAGGCAATCGACTTCGGGTGCGGTGCGGGTCGTTCTACTAGATTTTTGAAACATCTGGGCTTCGATGTGATCGGCCTTGACATCTCGGAGTCGATGCTGACGCGGGCCCGCGAGCGGGACCCTCAGGGAGATTATCGACTTGTCCCAGACGGTGAAGTTGGCATTATAGAAGCTGGGACCTTTGACCTGATTTTATCTGCGTTTCCCTTCGACAATATTCCCTCCCTGGAAAAGAAGGTCAAGCTATTTCGTTCCCTAAAAGATCTGCTCAAACCGGATGGACGGATCGTGAACCTCGTGTCCTCCCCGGAAGTCTATGTTCATGAATGGACTTCATTTTCAACAAAAGACTTTCCTGAAAACAAAAAGGCGCGGTGCGGCGATCGCGTCCACGTCGTAATGCTTGACGTTGAGGACAGGCGACCCGTAGAAGACATCTTTTGGACCGATGAAGGATACCGTGAAGTGTACGATCAAGCGGGTTTGAAAGTAATCAATTCCCATCGACCCCTGGGGAAGGAGACCGAGCCATATACATGGGTAAGTGAAACCACAGTTTCACCCTGGGTGATTTACGTTCTGGGATCCTCCTGA
- a CDS encoding S8 family serine peptidase, whose amino-acid sequence MKALFHRLITSFLFITLFVCAVSADDRVRAIVQLSDPSLSQYKDTIPTLQGVLQARTADGHLNILAPACQAYVAYLAQKQAALEPQIVIAAPGLEIHWRYRIGFNGFALKLFRSQINAVRKLPGVVAVTETYPLEFETDESRNLLGISGLWSALPPDPLGAGAGQRVALIDSGTNANHPFFNPSGYQAPSGYPRAERVAGGVRTPLPVATFASNKVIVASTYAPPGDTTATPFGPGSLHATHVAGIMAGVEGIYQYNSGTEVFNLNLSGMAPGAYIMSYRLDGDTAEFIAAIEDVIKDEADSLNISLGHSRWLTTDSIHDPVKIALEGATDAGVIVCASAGNAGANGDSNITGSWKNSERIITVASSTHARLFSNAVSVTGAPPSLQDRVGIPGAAPAPPIVTTISGEYVVTPGGTSGSAGQACAALPAGSMTGKIALVSRGTCTFDAKKNNVMAAGAVAMIVHNNADDPPTVMGGFNPPVIPSVMISKTDGLGMVTWAAANAAPNASIKGPVARLTTAWPDTVSSFSSRGPSAIMTVKPDIAAPGANILSSITDAAGTVTPPFFEQLSGTSMSTPHITGIAALVKALHPTWTPAQVKSAIMNDANTAMFLDTAFSIPALAKHRGAGRVDAARLVNPDLTFTPSSVSFGLLSSGQSGNANIIATDMRGQGQPLLQYTVSIIPVIGHSAVNVTAAPSSFSSPGGSFTLNLSTSGAPAGDFEGFVEITGNGKSYRLPYYVRIQDASAVKDVLLIDWDRTASGAGDFRSFYTGALSSLGLTYDLFDGGISTAANGNPGVTLVQLQNYRTAILYMGDNFTNWSTTHVGGSFPLQDYLTGGGKLIAIGQDLNSQILYNQNTGSDFNLTSMAGFIRGFEKEPANCTNITSDADFYAVTTPADVLITKFELFGREGDVSVNNGGDGANNQIFPDAGRKAEAADKDDGCIQLYNAENIAPHARVLGNYQTTTRNGIDALREESGVATGVAPDLTLENETPKVNWSAALLHVGLEGLNSNLGDLTAPQALGLLLDFVNDDVSVALAGITTCTTVQFTANATSSRQAEFTKYRWDFGDGTPFFETTTNSVSHSYPAPGDYVARVQAIDALTRSDLGKLALQIDPPPAIDDSHAAVEYTGGWHFKTDSAASNGGYHVRVGSNKKGAATRVVFEGTGITYFYALSSSGGTADIYIDGVKNQTLSYAGTGKISFGHSVSFSNLANGTHEIRIVHVSGTVYVDGFQISCDGEGANASAVQFRSETDSGSANSSEGALITRTFNIGPADQEVSVLIEGSPMPLGVKLLDPAGNLIASGQALISGLSFSGIDSQLSASGVYTLQVVNTLLPGTSLNISVARTVRAD is encoded by the coding sequence ATGAAGGCCTTATTTCACCGTCTCATAACATCTTTCTTATTCATTACACTTTTTGTGTGTGCTGTTTCCGCGGACGATCGGGTTCGCGCGATCGTTCAGCTTTCCGATCCTTCGTTGTCGCAGTACAAGGATACGATTCCAACATTGCAGGGAGTGTTGCAGGCCCGAACTGCAGATGGTCATCTGAATATTCTTGCTCCCGCGTGTCAGGCGTATGTGGCGTATCTCGCTCAGAAGCAAGCGGCGCTGGAGCCGCAGATTGTGATTGCTGCGCCAGGTTTGGAAATTCACTGGCGATACCGGATCGGCTTCAACGGTTTTGCATTGAAATTATTTCGCAGCCAGATCAATGCGGTCCGAAAACTTCCAGGCGTTGTTGCGGTTACAGAAACTTATCCGCTGGAATTTGAGACAGATGAGAGCAGAAACCTGCTTGGCATTTCCGGACTCTGGTCGGCGCTTCCACCCGATCCTTTAGGCGCGGGTGCTGGTCAGCGTGTGGCTCTAATCGACAGCGGCACAAACGCGAATCATCCTTTCTTCAATCCGAGTGGATATCAGGCGCCCTCCGGTTATCCAAGAGCCGAACGTGTGGCCGGAGGTGTCAGAACCCCTCTTCCGGTGGCAACCTTCGCCAGCAACAAAGTCATCGTTGCTAGCACTTATGCTCCGCCAGGCGACACAACCGCCACTCCATTTGGGCCAGGCTCTCTTCACGCGACGCACGTTGCGGGAATCATGGCTGGCGTAGAAGGCATTTATCAATACAATTCGGGCACCGAAGTTTTCAATCTGAATCTTTCAGGAATGGCGCCCGGCGCGTACATCATGAGTTACAGACTCGATGGAGACACGGCTGAATTTATCGCCGCGATCGAAGATGTGATCAAAGATGAGGCGGATAGTTTGAATATCAGTTTGGGACATTCGCGATGGCTCACCACCGATTCTATTCATGATCCGGTCAAAATTGCATTGGAAGGCGCAACAGATGCTGGAGTGATCGTGTGTGCTTCTGCGGGAAATGCGGGCGCGAATGGCGACAGCAACATCACCGGTTCGTGGAAAAACAGTGAGCGGATAATCACCGTTGCCAGCAGCACTCATGCGCGTCTTTTTTCGAATGCGGTGAGCGTAACAGGCGCGCCTCCTTCATTGCAGGATCGTGTAGGCATTCCCGGAGCTGCTCCGGCTCCACCGATCGTCACAACAATTTCAGGGGAATATGTCGTGACGCCGGGAGGCACATCAGGCAGCGCGGGTCAGGCTTGCGCCGCGTTGCCGGCGGGAAGCATGACCGGCAAAATCGCGCTGGTTTCGCGCGGCACATGCACGTTTGATGCGAAAAAGAACAATGTGATGGCGGCAGGCGCGGTTGCGATGATTGTTCACAATAACGCAGACGATCCTCCCACTGTGATGGGTGGCTTCAATCCTCCGGTCATTCCATCAGTGATGATCAGCAAAACAGATGGACTTGGTATGGTGACGTGGGCGGCCGCCAATGCAGCTCCTAATGCGTCCATAAAAGGTCCGGTCGCGCGGTTAACGACTGCGTGGCCGGACACTGTTTCCAGCTTCAGCAGTCGCGGTCCTTCTGCCATCATGACTGTCAAGCCGGATATTGCTGCACCTGGCGCAAACATTCTTTCTTCAATTACAGATGCGGCAGGAACAGTAACCCCTCCGTTCTTCGAACAGCTCAGCGGAACGTCAATGTCAACGCCTCACATCACCGGTATTGCGGCTCTGGTGAAAGCGCTTCATCCAACATGGACACCCGCTCAGGTGAAAAGCGCGATCATGAATGATGCGAATACCGCGATGTTCCTGGATACCGCGTTCAGTATTCCTGCGCTTGCAAAGCACCGGGGCGCAGGGCGCGTCGATGCTGCGAGGCTTGTAAATCCTGATCTCACTTTCACTCCATCCAGTGTCAGCTTTGGACTGCTTTCCTCCGGTCAATCCGGAAACGCGAACATCATTGCAACAGATATGCGAGGGCAGGGACAACCTCTTTTGCAATATACAGTGAGCATCATTCCGGTCATCGGCCACTCTGCGGTAAATGTTACGGCAGCGCCTTCTTCATTTTCCAGTCCAGGTGGTTCGTTCACACTCAACCTTTCTACTTCCGGAGCGCCTGCCGGTGACTTTGAAGGTTTTGTGGAAATTACAGGAAATGGAAAGAGTTATCGCCTTCCTTATTATGTAAGGATTCAGGATGCAAGCGCGGTCAAAGATGTTCTGCTGATTGATTGGGACCGGACTGCAAGTGGCGCCGGCGATTTCAGGTCCTTCTACACAGGCGCGCTCAGCTCACTCGGACTTACTTATGACCTCTTTGATGGCGGAATTTCCACAGCGGCCAATGGCAATCCGGGCGTCACGCTCGTGCAATTGCAGAACTATAGAACCGCAATTCTTTATATGGGAGACAACTTCACGAACTGGTCCACTACTCACGTGGGCGGCTCTTTTCCGCTGCAGGATTATTTGACCGGTGGCGGCAAACTGATCGCGATTGGTCAGGACCTCAACTCACAGATCCTGTATAACCAAAATACCGGTAGTGACTTTAACCTCACATCGATGGCTGGCTTCATTCGTGGTTTTGAAAAGGAACCTGCGAACTGTACAAACATTACCAGCGATGCGGATTTCTACGCAGTCACAACTCCTGCCGATGTGCTGATCACCAAGTTTGAACTCTTTGGCCGTGAGGGTGATGTGAGTGTAAACAACGGTGGAGATGGCGCAAACAATCAGATCTTTCCGGATGCGGGCCGCAAAGCGGAAGCAGCAGATAAAGATGACGGATGCATCCAGTTGTATAACGCTGAAAACATCGCTCCGCACGCAAGAGTTTTGGGCAACTACCAAACAACAACTAGAAATGGAATCGATGCTTTGCGCGAAGAATCAGGTGTTGCAACGGGTGTTGCTCCCGATCTCACGTTGGAGAATGAAACGCCTAAAGTAAACTGGAGCGCCGCGCTGCTTCATGTCGGATTAGAAGGTTTGAATTCGAACCTTGGGGACCTGACAGCGCCGCAGGCTCTGGGTCTGCTGTTAGATTTCGTCAACGATGATGTTTCTGTTGCTCTGGCAGGCATTACAACTTGCACGACAGTTCAATTTACAGCGAACGCAACTTCAAGCCGTCAAGCCGAATTTACCAAATACCGGTGGGACTTCGGCGATGGCACACCGTTTTTCGAAACAACAACAAACAGCGTTAGCCATTCCTATCCGGCGCCGGGTGATTATGTCGCGCGCGTGCAGGCAATCGATGCATTGACGCGATCCGATCTCGGAAAGCTTGCACTACAAATTGACCCACCACCGGCAATTGATGATTCGCATGCGGCTGTCGAGTATACAGGCGGATGGCATTTCAAGACGGACTCCGCTGCTTCGAATGGCGGTTATCACGTTCGGGTGGGCAGCAACAAGAAAGGTGCTGCCACTCGAGTGGTCTTCGAAGGAACAGGGATAACGTATTTCTATGCGCTCTCCAGTTCCGGAGGAACGGCGGACATCTATATTGATGGAGTGAAAAATCAGACTCTTTCGTATGCCGGAACGGGGAAAATCAGTTTCGGTCACTCCGTAAGTTTTTCGAATCTGGCAAACGGCACGCATGAAATTCGGATCGTTCACGTTTCAGGAACTGTGTATGTGGATGGATTTCAAATCAGTTGTGATGGCGAAGGCGCAAATGCTTCAGCCGTTCAGTTCCGTTCGGAAACAGATAGCGGCAGCGCAAACAGCAGCGAAGGCGCTTTGATCACACGCACCTTTAACATCGGGCCGGCGGATCAGGAAGTTTCCGTGCTGATAGAAGGTTCACCAATGCCTTTAGGCGTAAAATTGCTGGATCCTGCGGGAAATTTGATTGCGTCGGGGCAGGCTTTGATTTCTGGATTGAGTTTCTCAGGGATCGATTCACAGTTGAGCGCGTCCGGTGTGTATACGCTTCAAGTGGTCAATACATTGTTGCCGGGCACTTCGTTGAATATCAGCGTGGCGCGGACTGTTCGTGCCGACTGA
- a CDS encoding GntR family transcriptional regulator, protein MKLWLSKSSKVPLHEQLTTQLVLGIVSADLAPGEHLPSTNQLARRFQIHPNTVRAAYRHLVKTGWLEWRRGSGFYVCDFKKDAKVSPGLELDHLISTFFRLARDKGYSLEEIQTRIVRWFSVQPPDHILVIEPEPELREILTIEIGKQNIKRVDGISLEECSKPEKFLGAFCVALYDSAKAVKAVLPAGISCLFLHSRSISKNLQNQIKPGPDTLITVVSRWPSFLTWSHTTLVAVGIDSESILLRDARNKSWERGLTPRDFIITDSLLAGRFPKNFKPHVFPIISDESLQELRTQFQT, encoded by the coding sequence ATGAAGCTCTGGCTATCGAAGAGCAGTAAAGTTCCGCTCCACGAACAACTGACCACTCAGTTGGTGCTAGGAATTGTGAGCGCCGATCTTGCGCCTGGAGAACATCTGCCAAGCACCAATCAATTGGCGCGCCGATTTCAGATCCATCCGAATACGGTTCGCGCTGCGTACCGTCATCTGGTAAAGACGGGATGGCTCGAATGGCGAAGGGGAAGCGGATTCTATGTTTGTGATTTCAAGAAGGATGCGAAAGTAAGTCCGGGTCTTGAGCTGGATCATCTCATTTCAACTTTTTTCAGGCTGGCTCGTGACAAGGGGTATTCATTAGAAGAAATTCAGACCCGTATTGTGCGTTGGTTTTCCGTGCAACCACCGGATCACATCTTAGTGATTGAGCCGGAACCTGAACTGCGCGAAATTTTGACGATTGAAATCGGTAAGCAGAATATCAAACGCGTGGATGGAATCAGCTTAGAAGAATGTTCCAAGCCCGAAAAATTCCTGGGCGCATTTTGTGTGGCCTTGTACGACAGTGCCAAAGCCGTGAAGGCGGTATTGCCGGCTGGAATTTCCTGTTTATTTTTGCATTCGCGATCTATTTCAAAGAATCTGCAAAACCAGATCAAACCTGGACCGGATACACTCATTACCGTTGTATCCAGATGGCCAAGTTTTCTTACCTGGTCACATACCACATTGGTAGCCGTGGGAATTGATTCTGAATCAATTCTGCTTCGTGACGCGCGGAATAAAAGTTGGGAGCGGGGATTAACGCCACGTGATTTCATCATCACCGACAGTCTTCTGGCCGGCCGTTTCCCGAAAAATTTCAAGCCACATGTTTTTCCCATTATCTCGGATGAATCGCTGCAGGAACTCCGCACACAATTTCAGACTTGA
- a CDS encoding isoprenylcysteine carboxylmethyltransferase family protein, whose protein sequence is MRIFLAMRSVFFVIIIPGTVTVYIPMRILRATNQLHMPDLSAASVLAGCLTVLGASVLLRCVWDFFSVGRGTLAPIDPPKLLVVRGLYRFTRNPMYNGVLTVLLGEALLFWSIALLEYALLMFIIFHIAVVIYEEPTLESRFEESYRAYRGQVPRWGFTLRPFSQKSDDTA, encoded by the coding sequence ATGAGAATATTTCTTGCGATGCGCTCAGTCTTTTTTGTTATCATCATACCCGGCACCGTTACAGTGTATATCCCGATGCGAATTCTCCGGGCCACAAATCAACTTCACATGCCTGACCTTTCAGCTGCCTCAGTGCTGGCTGGTTGCCTTACTGTGCTTGGTGCTTCGGTTCTGCTTCGTTGCGTGTGGGATTTTTTTTCCGTCGGCCGCGGAACCCTCGCACCGATCGATCCGCCGAAACTCCTCGTCGTTCGCGGCCTGTATCGCTTCACGCGCAACCCTATGTATAACGGGGTTCTCACAGTTCTCCTGGGGGAAGCGTTGCTTTTTTGGAGCATCGCCCTTCTGGAATATGCATTGCTCATGTTTATCATCTTCCATATTGCCGTGGTCATTTATGAGGAGCCTACACTGGAATCGCGATTTGAAGAGAGCTATCGTGCGTATCGCGGCCAGGTGCCGCGTTGGGGCTTCACTCTCCGCCCGTTCAGCCAAAAAAGCGATGACACAGCCTGA
- a CDS encoding DUF2255 family protein — translation MNKRIFSKPVLAMIHNSKIMGVRSGTQHRFTGIWVVVVKERVFVRSWENKPTGWHHAFLKDSTGAIQVSGREIAVRAKRVRGKRLMEAIEEAYAEKYNTKASLKYVRGFRLEQRRMTTMEFVPV, via the coding sequence GTGAATAAACGAATTTTTTCAAAGCCTGTTTTGGCGATGATTCACAACAGCAAAATCATGGGAGTTCGTTCGGGAACGCAGCACCGATTTACCGGAATCTGGGTCGTAGTCGTGAAGGAGAGAGTATTCGTTCGTTCCTGGGAAAATAAACCGACCGGCTGGCACCACGCGTTTCTAAAAGATTCAACTGGAGCGATTCAAGTTTCCGGTCGCGAGATTGCTGTTCGCGCGAAAAGGGTCCGAGGCAAACGATTGATGGAAGCGATCGAAGAGGCATACGCAGAAAAATACAATACGAAGGCATCGCTCAAATATGTTCGCGGTTTTCGTTTAGAACAGCGGCGGATGACTACTATGGAATTCGTGCCAGTTTAA
- a CDS encoding AraC family transcriptional regulator — protein sequence MAKQFRISTLFPQRLEEFGLTPAVVLRHAGLPIGLFSREKILLTTDELFALWRAIGEVSRDPAIGLKLGSEQRIERYDPIGIAALYTRSFRDALQRIARYKQLTCPEEISLVENDRESAVQFKWLRAKEAEPTVLLECCFAWIVSIGRRGTGRALTPVRVEFQRPPTNREVFQSYFQCPVKFKAARNALIFKRSDIDQPFLTHNAELLAMLAPHFDAELNSQQAKQSTRDNVKEILKRLLAGQRPGMEEVAQQLNMSRRSLQRRLTENGVTFQKLLEEARRELAHHYLIYSSLELAQTAYLLGYENSNSFFRAFHSWEGTSPGKWRAMHMNLPEASGGSQNVNHPG from the coding sequence ATGGCGAAACAATTCAGAATCTCAACTCTTTTTCCTCAGCGACTGGAAGAGTTCGGGCTTACGCCGGCTGTAGTGTTGCGCCACGCGGGTTTGCCGATCGGTTTGTTCAGCCGGGAAAAAATTCTTCTAACGACTGATGAGCTTTTCGCGCTGTGGCGCGCGATTGGCGAGGTAAGCCGCGATCCTGCCATCGGACTCAAGCTGGGAAGCGAACAACGGATCGAACGATATGATCCGATTGGAATTGCCGCACTCTATACTCGCTCGTTTCGAGATGCCTTGCAGCGAATTGCTCGATACAAACAGCTGACCTGTCCGGAGGAAATATCGCTCGTGGAGAACGATCGTGAATCCGCCGTTCAGTTTAAGTGGCTGCGAGCAAAGGAAGCAGAGCCCACAGTACTTCTGGAATGCTGCTTTGCATGGATCGTCAGCATCGGCAGGCGAGGAACGGGACGCGCCCTCACGCCGGTTCGAGTTGAGTTTCAGCGACCACCCACAAACCGGGAAGTATTTCAGTCTTACTTTCAATGCCCTGTAAAGTTCAAAGCCGCCCGTAACGCCTTGATCTTCAAGCGGTCAGATATCGATCAGCCGTTTCTGACGCACAATGCCGAACTGCTCGCCATGCTGGCTCCACATTTCGATGCCGAGCTCAACTCACAACAGGCGAAACAATCCACGCGTGACAATGTGAAGGAGATCCTAAAACGATTGCTTGCCGGACAGAGACCCGGGATGGAGGAAGTCGCGCAACAATTGAACATGAGCCGGCGAAGTTTGCAGCGCCGGCTCACAGAAAACGGCGTCACCTTCCAAAAATTGCTGGAAGAGGCGCGTCGCGAACTGGCTCATCATTATTTGATTTACTCGTCTCTGGAGTTGGCGCAGACTGCCTATCTGCTGGGCTATGAGAATTCCAATTCATTTTTCCGCGCATTTCACAGCTGGGAAGGAACTTCTCCCGGCAAATGGCGGGCGATGCACATGAACCTTCCGGAGGCTTCAGGAGGATCCCAGAACGTAAATCACCCAGGGTGA
- a CDS encoding VOC family protein, protein MAITPYLYYQDVSTALKFLSKAFGFRKFGRPMLGADGKVNHAAMKFGEDSIMMGYPGSKYQNPKRLGQATQTLYINVPDVVKHFQRARKAGAKILDELEDTFYGHRRYGAEDPEGHQWYFAQEIKKRAVKKRFRGRSK, encoded by the coding sequence ATGGCCATTACACCGTATCTGTATTATCAAGATGTCAGCACCGCTTTAAAGTTTCTCTCTAAGGCCTTTGGTTTTCGAAAATTCGGCAGACCGATGTTAGGAGCAGACGGCAAAGTCAATCACGCGGCGATGAAATTCGGGGAGGATTCGATTATGATGGGATACCCCGGCTCAAAATACCAGAATCCGAAGCGGCTTGGACAAGCAACGCAAACCCTCTACATCAACGTTCCCGATGTAGTGAAGCATTTTCAACGCGCCAGAAAAGCAGGCGCAAAGATTCTTGATGAACTTGAGGATACATTCTATGGTCATCGCCGATACGGCGCGGAGGACCCGGAAGGTCATCAATGGTACTTTGCTCAGGAGATCAAGAAACGCGCAGTTAAGAAACGTTTCCGCGGCCGTTCGAAATGA
- a CDS encoding alpha/beta hydrolase: MIVGLIILFALLAHAAFAEDAPVLYGDNPDVGRYLRMGDAEIYYEVYGQGEPLVLLHGGLFGYIAEFKHIIPDLSRDHLVIAIATRGHGKSQLGTEPLSYGLIAKDFAAVIREVEKQPVNVLGFSDGAIAAYHLAATYPELVKRLIAVGGPLGLNQFTDEGLTELDGYDTLEELEKLAPDFVTNRNKLMPDQSVWNRFLAELVKMWKQREYISIEQVRSIRCPALIAGGDRDPYVNTEHFVEIYRLLPQGQLAIVPESGHTVFHSKPAFMIQLIRDFLDRQ; the protein is encoded by the coding sequence ATGATTGTCGGCTTAATCATTCTGTTCGCGCTCTTGGCTCACGCTGCCTTTGCTGAGGATGCTCCTGTATTGTACGGCGACAATCCTGATGTGGGCCGTTATCTCCGCATGGGTGATGCGGAAATATACTACGAGGTTTACGGGCAGGGTGAGCCGCTGGTGCTGCTTCATGGTGGCCTTTTCGGATACATCGCAGAATTCAAACACATCATTCCAGATCTAAGTCGTGATCATCTGGTAATCGCAATCGCGACGCGTGGACATGGAAAATCACAACTTGGCACAGAGCCGCTTTCCTATGGACTCATTGCCAAAGATTTCGCCGCGGTCATTCGTGAGGTAGAAAAGCAACCGGTGAACGTGCTCGGCTTCAGTGATGGAGCAATCGCTGCTTATCATCTGGCGGCGACATATCCGGAGCTGGTCAAACGACTGATCGCAGTGGGCGGACCACTTGGATTGAATCAATTTACGGATGAAGGATTGACTGAACTCGATGGCTATGACACGCTGGAAGAGCTGGAAAAACTAGCCCCTGACTTTGTCACGAACCGCAACAAACTAATGCCGGACCAGTCCGTCTGGAACCGCTTTCTTGCAGAATTAGTGAAAATGTGGAAGCAGCGCGAATACATCTCAATAGAACAGGTGCGATCCATCCGATGTCCCGCGCTGATCGCCGGCGGTGATCGCGATCCATATGTGAATACAGAACACTTCGTTGAAATCTATCGTCTCCTGCCGCAAGGTCAATTAGCAATTGTTCCTGAGTCAGGACATACTGTCTTCCACTCGAAACCGGCTTTCATGATTCAACTCATCCGCGATTTCTTGGACCGGCAATAG
- a CDS encoding NAD(P)-dependent alcohol dehydrogenase, with translation MYTIRAYAAQNQNTPLVPFSIPRRDPGAKDVQIEILYCGVCHSDLHQVRNEWQSFISTTYPCVPGHEIVGRVTKVGADVRKFKRGDLAAVGCMVDSCRVCGNCREGLEQYCDNGPVFTYNGEDKHLGKPTYGGYSESIVVDEAFVLRVPDKLDLAAAAPLLCAGITTYSPLRYWKVREGKKVGIVGLGGLGHMAVKFSDALGANVVLFTTSPNKKADALRLGADEVVNSKETREMQKHVNSFDFILDTVSAPHDVSAYLELLKRDGTMTLVGAPEKPHSVPVFNLILKRRRLAGSGIGGVQETQEMLDFCAEHGIVCDTEMIPIQKINEAYDRLQKGDVKYRFVIDMASLKA, from the coding sequence ATGTATACGATTCGAGCTTACGCAGCTCAAAACCAAAATACACCGCTTGTTCCCTTTTCAATTCCGCGCCGCGATCCCGGCGCAAAGGATGTGCAAATCGAAATTCTTTACTGTGGGGTTTGTCATTCTGATCTTCATCAGGTTCGAAACGAATGGCAAAGTTTTATAAGTACAACTTATCCCTGCGTTCCCGGCCATGAGATCGTCGGACGTGTGACAAAGGTTGGTGCTGACGTTCGAAAGTTTAAGCGGGGAGACCTTGCGGCAGTCGGTTGCATGGTGGATTCTTGTCGCGTATGTGGAAATTGCAGAGAAGGGCTTGAACAATACTGTGATAACGGTCCGGTGTTCACATACAACGGTGAAGATAAACATCTGGGTAAACCAACTTATGGCGGATATTCCGAAAGCATTGTTGTCGATGAAGCATTCGTTTTGCGTGTGCCGGACAAGTTAGACCTTGCCGCGGCCGCTCCTTTGCTTTGTGCGGGAATCACCACTTATTCTCCACTGCGTTACTGGAAGGTTCGTGAAGGCAAGAAAGTGGGCATAGTCGGACTCGGTGGACTTGGCCACATGGCGGTGAAATTCTCAGACGCACTCGGAGCGAACGTCGTTCTTTTCACCACCTCTCCCAACAAGAAAGCTGATGCGCTGCGGCTGGGGGCCGATGAAGTGGTTAATTCGAAAGAAACACGCGAGATGCAAAAACATGTGAACAGCTTCGACTTTATTCTGGATACGGTTTCTGCGCCGCATGATGTTAGCGCCTATCTGGAGCTTCTGAAGCGCGACGGAACAATGACGCTTGTCGGAGCGCCGGAAAAACCTCATTCAGTACCAGTCTTCAACCTGATTTTGAAACGCCGCCGGCTCGCTGGATCTGGTATTGGTGGAGTTCAGGAAACTCAGGAGATGCTGGATTTCTGTGCCGAACACGGAATCGTCTGTGATACCGAAATGATCCCGATCCAAAAAATCAATGAGGCTTATGATCGTCTTCAAAAAGGCGATGTGAAGTATCGTTTTGTCATCGACATGGCTTCCTTAAAAGCATAA